Proteins co-encoded in one Nicotiana sylvestris chromosome 7, ASM39365v2, whole genome shotgun sequence genomic window:
- the LOC104213171 gene encoding uncharacterized protein isoform X1 encodes MLQWMGGSRRKVDTSRRSTQKRQQQYFEQRKRKEQQKTDARESFFEEKIRCNQQEKSSRSLDIRSLLNLSTDSGEHKSNVHSARHSYEGNAFTPHNQMLRCSSVIQHNEVISAGSLQHKEGTSPSFQDYVACPKNTSVGAPGCHAKALYNSDDKLNPLTSSTGMQLSIIDILGDDGPSCELESSTHEGHVAFSIEGLGKVEMSTPFHSPQVPRRPLSCGRSSPPRARRKALSFDYLNRGTNGIECELDSMMVDVELPFCTSPLNRSSCSRGAADLRGSAEQELLDTKWFSPSDNNFTDLYTFENEEIFGKSKESSNRIWNANSSFPLPESFHEDCGSPRRSYLYHFDASSTDFWNNQSCGLQEFNFEDCYYGGSSNSFSARNYRKQGSYADDLYHQKQRISTRAKSKFNIIDSPTPYSKHFKPEIIRDFSVSDGEWFSMGCTNPHFMDYIDHAEGTWFANEDARDNLSLLSEESSSSTAVVGDLDKQQKMNSNNKRRSQDISDWSKETQLCEKLFAKGRNCNRNDIQQGKEMDEPTKLSWPLNQPSAKAADYHPAFYEKRSDLNNYGLREARRDPGEPNSRSRYFFQTSGSKKHVCTCSDLSIGDALSDQEPKLHIDQPNLKGSIKYPGEYASSCFMSEPMIFELDSPRCAYQNLFQDPKKGCGSEDSLHVLGSRGTVTGNVVRDVGKRPDFLSGGDKGVDMQVFDGRQVDPKTEVSGRCKGLSSGKEKSLDGSGSVNKCSDCGEPKEKTPEVDRTRLFNYSERAEETSSSVEISTVLKGDQDSSDKNQDTQSALRCQAGDGATEADSKSPVTEAGSQLQSPSVHQNGQVMMLEAVSFNFYVCSV; translated from the exons GAAAGAACAGCAGAAAACAGATGCAAGAGAGAGCTTCTTTGAGGAGAAAATCCGATGTAATCAGCAAGAAAAGAGTAGTCGTTCACTGGATATTCGGAGTTTACTAAATTTATCTACAGATTCTGGGGAACATAAGTCAAATGTCCACTCAG CAAGGCATAGTTATGAGGGAAATGCCTTTACTCCACACAATCAGATGCTACGGTGTTCTTCGGTGATTCAACACAATGAAGTCATCTCTGCTGGCTCTCTTCAACATAAGGAAG GAACTTCACCAAGCTTCCAAGATTATGTTGCCTGCCCAAAGAA TACATCAGTTGGAGCACCTGGATGTCATGCGAAAGCTTTGTACAACTCTGATGACAAACTAAATCCACTGACCAGCTCTACAGGCATGC AGCTATCTATCATTGATATACTTGGTGATGATGGACCGAGCTGCGAGTTGGAAAGTTCAACTCATGAAGGCCATGTTGCATTTTCGATTGAAG GTTTAGGTAAAGTTGAAATGTCTACACCATTCCATTCACCGCAGGTACCTCGCAG ACCCTTATCGTGTGGTAGGTCCTCACCCCCAAGGGCTAGGAGAAAAGCTCTTTCATTTGACTACCTTAACAGAGGGACAAATGGCATTGAATGTGAATTG GATAGCATGATGGTGGACGTAGAACTACCTTTTTGTACGAGTCCTTTAAACAGATCCTCTTGCTCCAGGGGAGCAGCAGATTTACGTGGCAGCGCGGAACAGGAGTTACTAGATACCAAATGGTTCTCCCCTAGTGATAACAATTTCACTGATCTGTATACTTTTGAGAATGAAGAAATCTTCGGCAAAAGCAAGGAGAGTTCAAACAGAATTTGGAATG CAAATTCCAGCTTCCCACTCCCCGAAAGCTTTCATGAAGATTGTGGTTCACCACGCAGGAGCTACTTATATCATTTTGATGCTAGTTCCACTGATTTTTGGAATAACCAAAGTTGTGGGCTGCAAGAATTCAACTTTGAGGACTGTTATTATGGGGGTTCATCCAATTCTTTTAGTGCCAGAAATTATAGGAAGCAAGGGAGTTATGCTGACGACTTGTATCATCAGAAGCAAAG GATCAGCACGAGAGCCAAATCAAAATTCAACATAATAG ATTCACCTACTCCCTATTCCAAGCACTTCAAACCAGAGATTATCAGAGATTTCAGTGTCTCAGATGGAGAATG GTTTTCCATGGGATGTACAAATCCTCATTTTATGGATTATATAGACCATGCTGAGGGGACGTGGTTTGCAAATGAAGATGCAAGGGACAATTTGAGTTTATTGAG CGAAGAATCATCTTCGTCCACTGCAG TGGTGGGTGACTTAGACAAACAACAAAAGATGAACTCAAATAATAAAAGGAGAAGCCAGGATATATCCGATTGGAGCAAGGAGACCCAGTTGTGTGAGAAGTTATTTGCTAAGGGAAGAAACTGCAACAGGAATGATATTCAGCAAGGGAAAGAAATGGATGAGCCAACGAAGTTATCATGGCCACTGAACCAACCAAGTGCAAAGGCAGCTGATTACCATCCTGCTTTCTATGAGAAGAGGTCAGACCTGAACAATTATGGATTGAGGGAGGCTAGACGTGATCCAGGAGAGCCAAATTCAAGATCCAGATATTTCTTCCAAACTTCAGGGTCCAAAAAACATGTATGCACATGTTCAGACTTATCGATTGGAGATGCCCTTAGTGACCAGGAGCCTAAGTTACACATTGACCAACCGAACCTCAAAGGGTCTATCAAATATCCTGGTGAATATGCTTCCTCTTGTTTTATGTCTGAACCAATGATTTTTGAACTAGATAGCCCCAGGTGTGCCTACCAGAACTTGTTTCAGGACCCCAAGAAGGGCTGTGGGTCCGAGGATTCATTGCATGTTCTTGGTTCCCGGGGCACAGTTACAGGAAATGTTGTAAGAGATGTAGGTAAGAGACCTGATTTCCTGAGCGGTGGAGATAAAGGTGTTGATATGCAGGTATTTGATGGCAGGCAAGTTGACCCAAAAACTGAAGTTTCTGGCCGGTGCAAAGGTTTGTCTTCAGGAAAGGAGAAGTCATTGGATGGATCAGGTTCTGTCAATAAGTGTAGTGACTGTGGGGAACCAAAAGAAAAAACTCCAGAAGTGGACAGGACAAGATTGTTTAACTATTCTGAACGTGCAGAAGAAACATCTTCATCTGTAGAGATATCCACTGTATTGAAGGGGGATCAGGACAGTTCAGATAAAAATCAGGATACTCAATCTGCACTTAGATGTCAAGCAGGAGATGGAG CTACAGAAGCAGACAGCAAGTCTCCAGTTACAGAAGCAGGCAGCCAGTTACAAAGTCCCAGTGTTCACCAAAATGGTCAGGTTATGATGCTCGAGGCTGTGTCCTTCAATTTTTACGTGTGCAGTGTTTGA
- the LOC104213171 gene encoding uncharacterized protein isoform X2 — protein sequence MLQWMGGSRRKVDTSRRSTQKRQQQYFEQRKRKEQQKTDARESFFEEKIRCNQQEKSSRSLDIRSLLNLSTDSGEHKSNVHSARHSYEGNAFTPHNQMLRCSSVIQHNEVISAGSLQHKEGTSPSFQDYVACPKNTSVGAPGCHAKALYNSDDKLNPLTSSTGMQLSIIDILGDDGPSCELESSTHEGHVAFSIEGLGKVEMSTPFHSPQVPRRPLSCGRSSPPRARRKALSFDYLNRGTNGIECELDSMMVDVELPFCTSPLNRSSCSRGAADLRGSAEQELLDTKWFSPSDNNFTDLYTFENEEIFGKSKESSNRIWNANSSFPLPESFHEDCGSPRRSYLYHFDASSTDFWNNQSCGLQEFNFEDCYYGGSSNSFSARNYRKQGSYADDLYHQKQRISTRAKSKFNIIDSPTPYSKHFKPEIIRDFSVSDGEWFSMGCTNPHFMDYIDHAEGTWFANEDARDNLSLLSEESSSSTAVVGDLDKQQKMNSNNKRRSQDISDWSKETQLCEKLFAKGRNCNRNDIQQGKEMDEPTKLSWPLNQPSAKAADYHPAFYEKRSDLNNYGLREARRDPGEPNSRSRYFFQTSGSKKHVCTCSDLSIGDALSDQEPKLHIDQPNLKGSIKYPGI from the exons GAAAGAACAGCAGAAAACAGATGCAAGAGAGAGCTTCTTTGAGGAGAAAATCCGATGTAATCAGCAAGAAAAGAGTAGTCGTTCACTGGATATTCGGAGTTTACTAAATTTATCTACAGATTCTGGGGAACATAAGTCAAATGTCCACTCAG CAAGGCATAGTTATGAGGGAAATGCCTTTACTCCACACAATCAGATGCTACGGTGTTCTTCGGTGATTCAACACAATGAAGTCATCTCTGCTGGCTCTCTTCAACATAAGGAAG GAACTTCACCAAGCTTCCAAGATTATGTTGCCTGCCCAAAGAA TACATCAGTTGGAGCACCTGGATGTCATGCGAAAGCTTTGTACAACTCTGATGACAAACTAAATCCACTGACCAGCTCTACAGGCATGC AGCTATCTATCATTGATATACTTGGTGATGATGGACCGAGCTGCGAGTTGGAAAGTTCAACTCATGAAGGCCATGTTGCATTTTCGATTGAAG GTTTAGGTAAAGTTGAAATGTCTACACCATTCCATTCACCGCAGGTACCTCGCAG ACCCTTATCGTGTGGTAGGTCCTCACCCCCAAGGGCTAGGAGAAAAGCTCTTTCATTTGACTACCTTAACAGAGGGACAAATGGCATTGAATGTGAATTG GATAGCATGATGGTGGACGTAGAACTACCTTTTTGTACGAGTCCTTTAAACAGATCCTCTTGCTCCAGGGGAGCAGCAGATTTACGTGGCAGCGCGGAACAGGAGTTACTAGATACCAAATGGTTCTCCCCTAGTGATAACAATTTCACTGATCTGTATACTTTTGAGAATGAAGAAATCTTCGGCAAAAGCAAGGAGAGTTCAAACAGAATTTGGAATG CAAATTCCAGCTTCCCACTCCCCGAAAGCTTTCATGAAGATTGTGGTTCACCACGCAGGAGCTACTTATATCATTTTGATGCTAGTTCCACTGATTTTTGGAATAACCAAAGTTGTGGGCTGCAAGAATTCAACTTTGAGGACTGTTATTATGGGGGTTCATCCAATTCTTTTAGTGCCAGAAATTATAGGAAGCAAGGGAGTTATGCTGACGACTTGTATCATCAGAAGCAAAG GATCAGCACGAGAGCCAAATCAAAATTCAACATAATAG ATTCACCTACTCCCTATTCCAAGCACTTCAAACCAGAGATTATCAGAGATTTCAGTGTCTCAGATGGAGAATG GTTTTCCATGGGATGTACAAATCCTCATTTTATGGATTATATAGACCATGCTGAGGGGACGTGGTTTGCAAATGAAGATGCAAGGGACAATTTGAGTTTATTGAG CGAAGAATCATCTTCGTCCACTGCAG TGGTGGGTGACTTAGACAAACAACAAAAGATGAACTCAAATAATAAAAGGAGAAGCCAGGATATATCCGATTGGAGCAAGGAGACCCAGTTGTGTGAGAAGTTATTTGCTAAGGGAAGAAACTGCAACAGGAATGATATTCAGCAAGGGAAAGAAATGGATGAGCCAACGAAGTTATCATGGCCACTGAACCAACCAAGTGCAAAGGCAGCTGATTACCATCCTGCTTTCTATGAGAAGAGGTCAGACCTGAACAATTATGGATTGAGGGAGGCTAGACGTGATCCAGGAGAGCCAAATTCAAGATCCAGATATTTCTTCCAAACTTCAGGGTCCAAAAAACATGTATGCACATGTTCAGACTTATCGATTGGAGATGCCCTTAGTGACCAGGAGCCTAAGTTACACATTGACCAACCGAACCTCAAAGGGTCTATCAAATATCCTG GTATTTGA
- the LOC138873623 gene encoding uncharacterized protein, which yields MPEIPKYKGTTDPNEHVTSYRCAIKGNDLEEDEIECVLLKTFGETLSKEPMIWYHNLPPNSIDSFTMLADSFMKAHTRDIKVETKKSDLIKVRQKDNEMLREFVSQFQMERMDLRPVSDDWAIQVFTQGLNVRSLVTSHKLKQNLIEYPAIAWVDVHNRYQSKIGVEDDKLGAPSESVILLDPST from the coding sequence ATGCCTGAGATTCCTAAGTACAAGGGAACAACTGACCCAAATGAGCATGTCACTTCCTATAGATGCGCCATCAAAGGAAACGACTTGGAGGAGGATGAGATCGAGTGTGTCTTGCTGAAAACATTTGGAGAAACCCTGTCAAAGGAacctatgatatggtatcacaacttacctcctaattctattgactcttTTACTATGCTTGCAGACTCTTTCATGAAAGCACACACTAGGGATATTAAGGTCGAGACCAAGAAGTCGGACCTCATCAAAGTAAGACAAAAGGATAATGAGATGCTTAGAGAGTTCGTATCTCagtttcaaatggaacggatggacttACGACCGGTCTCTGATGATTGGGCCATTCAAGTTTTCACCCAAGGACTCAATGTTCGAAGTTTGGTGacttcacataaattgaaacagaatCTGATAGAGTATCCGGCCATTGCTTGGGTTGATGTGCATAATCGATATCAATCGAAAATTGGAGTCGAAGATGATAAATTGGGGGCTCCTTCCGAGTCCGTTATCCTGTTAGACCCATCGACATAG